The Bacteroidetes bacterium GWF2_43_63 genome segment GTGACCGAATTGAATGAAAAACTTTCAGGACTTCAGAAAGAAATGGAAGCCCTGAAAAAAGAAAAGCTGATTTTGCTTGCGCCCTCATTGCTGGCTGAAGCCAAAGATATAGCAGGTATAAAATTCCTCGGGAAAATACTGGATGTTCCAACCGGTGATCTGAAAGACATTGCCTTCGGACTCCGCACTCTGAGCGACAATCTGGTGGCTGTGCTTTGTTCCGCCAACGGCGAAAAGGCCGGAATCACGCTTCTGATCAGCGATAAGCTTGTGAAAGAAAAAGGCTTGAACGCCGGTCAACTTATTCGCGAAATTGCCAAACCCATCAACGGCGGTGGCGGCGGCCAACCTTTCCTGGCCTCAGCCGGCGGCACCAACAAAGATGGTTTGAGCGAAGCCATTGCAGCTGCTGAAGCAATTTTCGGAAAGTAATCGCTGTGCGACGTTTGCAACGTCGCACACCCCTAATAGGTATTCCACCCACTCATTTCGCCAACAGCCTTCCGCACTTTTTCGCGCGTAGCTCCGGCCGGATAACCAACTGAAATCAGCAGTGGCACACGTCTTCCGGATGGTATGTGTAGTAACATTTTTACTTCTTTTTCATTGAACCAGCCAATCATGCAGGTTCCGAGTCCAAGCTCGGCCGCCTGCAGGCAGAACTGATTTGCTGCAATTCCAATATCGAGCAATGAATATTCTTTGTCTTTGATCACACTTCCGATTTTTGAAAGAATATTCATTTTTTCGAGCACGAGGGCAACCATCACTGGTGCTTGCGTAGCAAATCCATTCATGCCAAGGCTGGCAGCACATTCCGCTATTTTGTTTTTCAGCTCCGGATCGTCAACCACTATGAATTTCCATGGTTGCGAA includes the following:
- a CDS encoding NAD(P)H nitroreductase; its protein translation is MTFTELAKIRQSDRKYSDQPVDKEKLQQCIETTRIAPSANNSQPWKFIVVDDPELKNKIAECAASLGMNGFATQAPVMVALVLEKMNILSKIGSVIKDKEYSLLDIGIAANQFCLQAAELGLGTCMIGWFNEKEVKMLLHIPSGRRVPLLISVGYPAGATREKVRKAVGEMSGWNTY